In Malaclemys terrapin pileata isolate rMalTer1 chromosome 10, rMalTer1.hap1, whole genome shotgun sequence, the following are encoded in one genomic region:
- the LOC128844143 gene encoding acyl-coenzyme A synthetase ACSM4, mitochondrial-like, whose protein sequence is MKTLLKLQILKSLWISKSSCRLFHKQPRLLAPELFSHDESIKQGEQQVPEYFNFASDVLDKWSQMEKDGRRSSNPAFWWVNGRGNEVRWSFEELGFHSRKVANVLSDICGLQKGDRVMLILPRIPEWWLVNVACMRTGIVLIVGTSQLTAKDILYRLQASKATCIITNDMVASTVDAVASDCQFLKTKLIVSEGRRDGWLNFNELYKAQPADHICVKTKIQDPMIIYFTSGTTGSPKMAEHSQGSLGFRPVISERYWLDLTPEDMMWCLSDTGWIIASLGSVLDPWVFGSCVFVHSLPHVESTTLLNTLSRFPITTIFGAPTLFRMLVQHDLTSYQFMSLQHCVSGGEQLNPEVIEQWKRKTGLTIYEIYGQTETGIVCSVFKGMKIKPGSMGKAVPLYDVQIIDENANVLPPGQEGEIAIRIKPKRPLGLFSKYIDNPEKTALSERGNFFVTGDRGTMDEDGYFWFLGRSDDVINSSGYRIGPFEVENALIEHPAVVESAAVSSPDPLRGEVVKAFVVLSPAFSSCDLEKLTLELQEHVKKVTAPYKYPRKMEFVQQLPKTITGKIKRNELRNKEWGQM, encoded by the exons ATGAAGACTTTGCTTAAATTACAGATTCTCAAATCCTTGTGGATTTCCAAATCAAGTTGTAGGCTTTTCCATAAACAGCCCAGGCTGCTTGCCCCAGAGCTATTTTCACATGACGAATCTATCAAGCAGGGTGAACAGCAAGTGCCCGAATACTTTAACTTTGCAAGTGATGTGCTGGACAAATGGTCTCAGATGGAAAAG GACGGAAGGAGATCATCAAACCCAGCCTTCTGGTGGGTAAATGGAAGAGGAAATGAAGTGAGGTGGAGCTTTGAGGAGCTGGGATTCCACTCCAGAAAAGTGGCCAATGTCCTCTCTGATATTTGTGGTCTGCAGAAGGGAGACAGAGTTATGCTGATTCTGCCCCGGATACCGGAATGGTGGCTGGTGAATGTGGCTTGTATGAGAACAG GAATCGTCCTCATTGTAGGGACCTCCCAATTAACAGCTAAAGACATTTTGTATAGACTCCAGGCTTCTAAGGCCACGTGTATCATTACCAATGATATGGTGGCATCTACAGTGGACGCAGTTGCATCTGATTGCCAGTTTCTGAAAACCAAGTTAATTGTATCCGAAGGCAGAAGAGATGGGTGGCTGAACTTTAATGAACTATACAA AGCACAACCTGCTGATCACATctgcgttaaaacaaagattcaagACCCAATGATTATCTACTTTACCAGCGGAACCACAGGTTCTCCAAAGATGGCTGAACACTCCCAAGGCAGTCTTGGTTTCAGACCTGTCATAAGTGAAAG ATACTGGCTGGATTTGACTCCTGAAGACATGATGTGGTGCTTATCAGATACAGGCTGGATAATAGCTTCGCTGGGATCTGTTCTTGATCCATGGGTTTTCGGGTCATGTGTCTTTGTACACAGCCTTCCACATGTTGAATCAACAACTCTCCTAAAT ACTCTCTCCAGATTTCCCATCACCACTATCTTTGGTGCTCCAACTTTGTTCCGCATGCTGGTGCAGCATGATCTTACCAG TTACCAGTTCATGAGTCTGCAGCACTGTGTGAGTGGAGGGGAGCAACTCAACCCAGAAGTGATCGAGCAGTGGAAAAGGAAGACTGGCCTGACTATCTATGAAATATATGGACAAACAGAAACA GGAATAGTTTGTTCCGTTTTCAAAGGGATGAAGATTAAACCCGGATCAATGGGAAAGGCAGTTCCCCTTTACGATGTTCAG ATCATCGATGAGAATGCTAATGTTCTGCCTCCAGGACAAGAAGGGGAAATTGCCATCAGAATCAAACCTAAAAGGCCACTTGGTCTTTTCTCTAAGTACATA GATAACCCTGAGAAAACCGCTTTATCAGAACGTGGAAATTTTTTTGTCACGGGGGACAGAGGGACTATGGATGAAGATGGATATTTCTGGTTTCTTGGAAGatctgatgatgtcatcaattCTTCAGG GTATCGTATTGGACCATTTGAAGTGGAGAATGCCTTGATAGAGCACCCAGCTGTAGTAGAATCTGCTGCTGTCAGCAGCCCAGACCCCCTCAGAGGCGAG GTGGTGAAAGCTTTTGTGGTCTTGTCACCTGCCTTTTCCTCGTGTGACCTGGAAAAATTAACGCTTGAGTTGCAGGAGCATGTCAAGAAAGTTACCGCTCCATACAAATATCCCAGAAAG ATGGAATTTGTCCAACAGCTACCGAAGACAATCACTGGGAAAATCAAGAGGAACGAGTTAAGGAACAAAGAATGGGGACAAATGTAA